A genomic segment from Luteolibacter ambystomatis encodes:
- a CDS encoding sulfatase-like hydrolase/transferase, with the protein MKIPALFSLALMIIFGPLALAEAPAPRPNIIYILTDDLGYGDVGAFFQKQLAEKKLPAEMTPVLDKMADEGIQLRGHYCPAPVCAPSRASFLSGVHQGHANVRDNQFDKALEDNHTVASVLKGAGYSTAVIGKWGLQGSPSGGDGEVDEAKGQKTGSPETWPAYPTKRGFDYFFGYVRHADGHEHYPKEGAYRGAKQVWDGNKEISAQLDKCYTTDLFTARAKKWIVDQKTSAPDKPFFLYLAYDTPHATTELPTGPYPLGGGLKGGMQWTGKPGRMITSATGKVDSYCYPEFANATYTGPQWFGKKDPTVQKRPWPDVFKRYATSVHRIDDCVGDLVKLLKDLKIDDNTLLVFTTDNGPSNESYLKQQQLQPNFFRSFGPFDGIKRDCWEGGIRTGAIVRWPASVPAKRVNEAPCQAHDWMTTFAEMAGVPAPARADGVSLMPTLTGKGEQKPSTVYVEYSVAGRTPSFPEFDASHRDRQRGQMQVIRLGDMTGVRYAVKSHADDFEIYNVVQDPQQTKNLAAQNSALQQEMKDKVLQLRRPSSAAKRPYDSELVPADKVAQPEPGVVWKAYEGEFPWLPKFDTMSLSKSGVSPRPAVSDLSREENAGMLWSGFIQVPADGEYTFFCKADAGVSLRLHDAMVIDGGFGSKAVEQEGKVLLKAGLHAFRLYYAHRSGTPALGFEWSGPGIGRQPVPASAFSH; encoded by the coding sequence ATGAAGATTCCCGCGCTGTTCAGCCTCGCGCTGATGATCATTTTTGGCCCGTTGGCCCTGGCGGAAGCCCCCGCGCCCCGTCCGAACATCATCTACATTCTCACCGATGACCTGGGCTACGGTGATGTCGGCGCGTTTTTCCAGAAACAACTCGCGGAGAAAAAGCTGCCTGCGGAAATGACTCCGGTCCTCGACAAGATGGCGGACGAAGGCATCCAGCTTCGCGGCCACTACTGCCCGGCACCGGTCTGCGCACCTTCCCGGGCCTCGTTCCTCAGCGGTGTGCATCAGGGCCACGCGAACGTCCGTGACAACCAGTTCGACAAGGCTTTGGAGGACAATCACACCGTCGCCTCCGTGCTGAAGGGGGCGGGATACTCCACCGCCGTGATCGGCAAGTGGGGTCTGCAGGGATCGCCCTCCGGTGGTGATGGGGAAGTCGATGAAGCAAAGGGACAGAAGACCGGATCGCCGGAAACCTGGCCGGCTTACCCGACGAAACGTGGATTCGACTACTTCTTCGGTTATGTGCGCCACGCCGATGGGCACGAGCACTATCCGAAGGAAGGGGCTTATCGCGGAGCGAAGCAGGTTTGGGATGGAAACAAGGAGATCTCCGCCCAGCTGGACAAGTGTTACACCACCGATCTTTTCACCGCGCGTGCGAAGAAATGGATCGTCGATCAAAAGACCTCCGCACCGGACAAGCCGTTCTTCCTTTATCTGGCCTATGACACGCCACACGCCACCACCGAGCTGCCGACAGGTCCCTATCCTTTGGGTGGCGGTCTGAAAGGCGGCATGCAGTGGACGGGGAAGCCGGGCCGGATGATCACGTCCGCCACCGGCAAGGTGGATTCCTACTGCTATCCGGAGTTCGCGAACGCGACCTACACCGGGCCGCAGTGGTTCGGCAAAAAGGATCCGACCGTGCAGAAACGTCCGTGGCCGGATGTTTTCAAGCGCTACGCCACTTCGGTTCACCGCATCGACGACTGCGTGGGCGATCTTGTCAAACTCCTGAAGGACCTGAAGATCGATGACAACACGTTGCTCGTCTTCACCACGGACAACGGTCCGAGCAACGAGTCTTATTTGAAGCAGCAGCAACTCCAGCCGAATTTCTTCCGCAGCTTTGGTCCCTTCGATGGGATCAAGCGGGATTGCTGGGAGGGGGGCATCCGCACTGGCGCGATCGTGCGCTGGCCTGCCTCCGTGCCTGCAAAGCGTGTGAATGAAGCGCCGTGCCAGGCCCACGATTGGATGACCACCTTCGCCGAGATGGCCGGAGTGCCCGCACCCGCCCGGGCGGATGGCGTTTCCCTGATGCCAACGCTGACCGGTAAAGGTGAACAGAAACCCTCGACCGTGTATGTGGAATACTCGGTCGCCGGTCGCACGCCGTCTTTTCCGGAGTTCGATGCCTCCCATCGCGACCGCCAGCGTGGTCAGATGCAGGTGATCCGCCTCGGGGACATGACCGGTGTCCGCTACGCGGTGAAGAGCCACGCGGACGACTTCGAGATCTACAACGTGGTGCAGGATCCGCAGCAGACGAAGAACCTCGCCGCGCAGAACTCCGCGCTGCAGCAGGAGATGAAGGACAAAGTGCTGCAACTGCGCCGCCCGAGTTCCGCGGCAAAGCGCCCTTACGACAGCGAACTGGTGCCCGCTGACAAGGTGGCACAGCCGGAGCCCGGCGTTGTTTGGAAGGCCTACGAGGGGGAATTCCCATGGCTGCCGAAGTTCGATACGATGTCTCTCTCGAAATCCGGTGTATCGCCGCGGCCGGCGGTCTCCGATCTATCGCGAGAAGAAAACGCCGGCATGCTCTGGTCCGGATTCATCCAGGTGCCGGCCGATGGCGAATACACGTTCTTCTGCAAGGCGGACGCCGGCGTTTCACTGCGTCTGCACGATGCGATGGTGATCGACGGCGGCTTCGGCTCGAAAGCGGTGGAACAGGAAGGCAAGGTGCTGCTGAAGGCCGGCCTCCACGCCTTCCGTCTCTACTACGCACATCGTAGTGGAACGCCTGCCTTGGGCTTCGAATGGAGCGGTCCGGGCATCGGCCGCCAGCCGGTGCCTGCCTCGGCGTTCTCGCATTAA
- a CDS encoding (2Fe-2S) ferredoxin domain-containing protein, producing MDDELRNAAKAAGVDKATRHIFLCATPTKPKCCDPVKGAESWEFLKRRLAELGQAAPGVLRTKADCLRVCLRGPIAVVYPEGVWYHSCTPEVLEEIVTRHLVGGKPVEEWRITTAPTSD from the coding sequence ATGGACGATGAACTCCGGAACGCGGCGAAGGCGGCGGGTGTGGACAAAGCCACCCGCCACATCTTCCTGTGCGCCACCCCGACCAAACCCAAGTGCTGTGATCCGGTGAAGGGCGCGGAATCGTGGGAGTTCTTGAAACGCCGTCTCGCGGAACTGGGCCAGGCCGCACCGGGCGTCCTGCGCACGAAGGCGGATTGCCTCCGCGTCTGCCTGCGCGGTCCCATCGCCGTGGTCTATCCGGAAGGGGTCTGGTATCACTCATGCACGCCGGAGGTGCTGGAAGAGATCGTCACCCGGCACCTCGTGGGTGGCAAACCAGTCGAGGAATGGCGGATCACTACAGCCCCGACCTCTGATTGA
- a CDS encoding sulfatase family protein, whose product MKFVGCLLALWLGCVTVASAAPNIVYILSDDMGYGDPQLAGGKAATPNLDRLAKEGMRFTDAHTSSSVCTPTRYGIMTGRYNWRSTLKQGVLSGNSPALIPGDRVTVPSFLKQAGYHTGFIGKWHLGLGWEKPAAPAKAESGPTAGTGWGLDYSKPVKNGPLTLGFDEDFFISASLDMPPFVYLKNDKAAEIPTVTKKWLREGPAAKDFEADHCLRDFAREARGFIKRAAASKEQPFFLYLPLTSPHTPIVPSENWKGKSPFGLYGDFLMETDWVVGELLAEIEASGTAADTIVIFTSDNGCSPHADIPPMIAKGHKPNGDWRGTKADIWEGGHRVPFLVRWPSVVKAGSTCATTICTTDLFATAAEVIGKSAAIPADAAEDSFSMLPLLRGEDGHKREFTIHHSINGSFAIRKGDWKLCLCPDSGGWSAPKPGSPESKTLYPVQLYNLKDDPREQTNLAEKETGKVKELSAVLAKAIHDGRTTPGPVQKNDGEPGTTPARVADLLPELQFMVAKAKAEKLED is encoded by the coding sequence ATGAAGTTTGTGGGTTGTCTTTTGGCGCTGTGGTTGGGCTGCGTGACGGTGGCGTCCGCCGCTCCCAATATCGTTTACATCCTCTCGGATGACATGGGTTACGGCGATCCCCAACTGGCAGGAGGCAAAGCGGCAACGCCGAATCTGGACCGTCTGGCCAAGGAGGGGATGCGCTTCACGGATGCCCACACGTCCTCCTCGGTCTGCACCCCGACCCGCTATGGCATCATGACCGGCCGCTACAACTGGCGGTCCACGCTCAAGCAGGGGGTGCTTTCCGGCAACAGTCCGGCATTGATCCCGGGGGATCGGGTGACCGTGCCTTCGTTTCTCAAGCAAGCCGGCTACCACACAGGCTTCATTGGCAAGTGGCACCTTGGTCTCGGTTGGGAGAAACCCGCGGCTCCGGCCAAGGCTGAATCCGGTCCGACCGCAGGCACGGGATGGGGACTGGATTATTCCAAGCCTGTGAAGAACGGCCCGCTCACGCTTGGCTTCGATGAGGACTTTTTCATTTCCGCGTCACTCGACATGCCGCCCTTCGTCTATCTGAAGAACGACAAGGCGGCGGAGATTCCCACGGTGACGAAGAAGTGGCTGCGGGAAGGACCTGCGGCCAAGGATTTCGAAGCCGATCATTGCCTCCGCGATTTCGCCCGTGAGGCCCGCGGTTTCATCAAGCGCGCGGCGGCATCCAAGGAGCAGCCGTTCTTCCTCTACCTGCCGCTGACGAGCCCGCATACGCCGATCGTCCCATCGGAAAACTGGAAGGGGAAATCGCCTTTCGGCCTCTACGGTGACTTCCTGATGGAGACGGATTGGGTGGTCGGTGAGCTGCTCGCGGAAATCGAAGCCTCCGGAACTGCTGCGGATACGATCGTGATTTTCACTTCGGACAACGGCTGCTCGCCGCACGCGGACATTCCGCCGATGATTGCCAAGGGGCACAAGCCGAACGGTGATTGGCGCGGCACCAAGGCGGACATTTGGGAAGGTGGGCACCGGGTTCCCTTCCTCGTCCGCTGGCCGTCGGTGGTGAAGGCGGGCTCCACCTGCGCCACCACCATCTGCACCACCGATCTTTTCGCCACGGCGGCGGAGGTGATCGGCAAAAGCGCTGCGATTCCGGCGGATGCGGCCGAGGATAGCTTCTCGATGCTGCCATTATTGAGAGGAGAGGATGGCCACAAGCGCGAGTTCACCATTCATCATTCGATCAACGGTTCGTTCGCGATCCGGAAGGGCGATTGGAAGCTATGCCTGTGCCCGGACTCAGGAGGTTGGTCCGCGCCGAAACCTGGTTCTCCCGAATCGAAGACTCTCTATCCGGTGCAGCTCTACAACCTGAAGGACGATCCCCGCGAGCAGACCAACCTCGCCGAAAAGGAAACGGGCAAGGTGAAGGAACTCTCGGCTGTGCTGGCCAAGGCCATCCACGATGGCCGCACCACACCGGGGCCGGTTCAGAAGAACGACGGAGAGCCGGGGACGACTCCGGCCCGTGTGGCAGACCTGTTGCCGGAACTCCAGTTCATGGTCGCGAAGGCCAAGGCGGAGAAGCTGGAGGACTGA
- the mdoH gene encoding glucans biosynthesis glucosyltransferase MdoH, with protein sequence MDSPSPHADSGPPTGAKPYTSLFTAGVRRTIFFGLVFTINLVAGIWLFDLYDRLGLHKAHGLILGLFLLLNGLLTLGTMHAFIGVWDFIRGRRRAICITDLAKSQTGPLTQKHVVVMPVYNEDIVKVCGRVEAIYRSIEAAGQLDAFDFYILSDTTDLNCWVEEEVAWTNMCRRLDGFGKIYYRRRRKNENRKAGNIGDFVRNWGGHYEAMVVLDADSLMDGGDIVKLARTMELYPRLGILQTPPKLIRGGSVFTRMQQFAMRLYGPLFIRGLNYWQLNSGSYWGHNAIIRVRPFSEFCELPALPGREPFGGRILSHDFVEAALMVREGWEVWLAWDIVGTYEEAPPTLVDHLKRDRRWCQGNLQHMWLVFARKFPLPSRVHLFMGIMAYLGSPLWFLFLLFGTYVAWDRHKSGLSDLPVVSRFVEWLDKLATWVSQWPSLQPVSTELRHLRDLALKMAPNDQALILMGLVVVMLFLPKILALIGAVLHGPTRRSFGGAIPLILGVFMEMVLSMFMAPAIMIAHTFMILGMVMGASVSWGNQTRETDGTGWGEAVSVHGPAFIAGVAWTALALWIGPSFALWMSPILIGMLLSIPMSVLTSRVRYGQALKSKKLFSIPEEISPPEIMTLADQAQAAVDAALTAKAPGREGVIAAVVDPYVNGVHVSLLDASDPDEDHAELAEKMLKEGAAALKKDELANILYHGPSVLAMHRAVWSRPFDALHSSWGKAVESYRIRTEPDAV encoded by the coding sequence ATGGATTCTCCTTCTCCCCACGCCGACAGCGGCCCACCCACCGGAGCCAAGCCCTACACCAGCCTGTTCACGGCCGGGGTGCGGCGGACGATCTTCTTCGGTCTCGTCTTCACCATCAATCTGGTGGCAGGGATCTGGTTGTTCGATCTTTATGACCGCCTCGGACTCCACAAGGCCCACGGCCTGATCCTGGGCCTGTTCCTCCTCCTCAACGGCCTGCTCACGCTGGGCACCATGCACGCCTTCATCGGTGTGTGGGATTTCATCCGCGGCCGCCGCCGCGCCATCTGCATCACCGATCTCGCGAAGAGCCAGACCGGTCCGCTCACGCAGAAGCACGTCGTGGTGATGCCGGTGTACAACGAGGACATCGTGAAGGTCTGCGGTCGTGTCGAGGCGATCTACCGCTCGATCGAGGCCGCCGGACAGCTCGATGCGTTCGATTTCTACATCCTCAGCGACACCACCGACCTGAACTGCTGGGTGGAGGAAGAGGTTGCGTGGACGAACATGTGCCGCCGCCTCGATGGCTTTGGAAAGATCTACTACCGCCGCCGTCGCAAGAACGAGAACCGCAAGGCCGGCAACATCGGCGACTTCGTCCGCAACTGGGGCGGCCACTACGAGGCCATGGTGGTGCTCGATGCGGACAGCCTGATGGACGGCGGCGACATCGTGAAGCTGGCGCGCACGATGGAACTCTATCCGCGCCTAGGCATCCTGCAGACACCGCCGAAGTTGATCCGCGGCGGATCAGTCTTCACCCGCATGCAGCAGTTCGCGATGCGCCTCTACGGGCCGCTGTTCATCCGCGGACTCAATTATTGGCAGCTCAACTCCGGCAGCTACTGGGGCCACAATGCCATCATCCGTGTGCGGCCGTTCTCAGAGTTTTGCGAGCTGCCCGCGCTTCCCGGACGCGAGCCGTTCGGCGGCCGTATCCTCAGCCATGACTTTGTGGAAGCCGCGCTGATGGTTCGTGAGGGTTGGGAAGTCTGGCTCGCCTGGGACATTGTGGGCACCTACGAGGAGGCCCCGCCGACGCTGGTGGACCATCTCAAGCGCGACCGCCGCTGGTGCCAGGGCAATCTCCAGCACATGTGGCTGGTCTTCGCGCGCAAGTTCCCGCTCCCATCGCGTGTCCATTTGTTCATGGGCATCATGGCCTACCTCGGCAGTCCGCTGTGGTTCCTGTTCCTTTTGTTTGGGACTTACGTCGCGTGGGATCGCCACAAGAGCGGCCTCAGTGACCTGCCGGTCGTCAGCCGTTTCGTCGAGTGGCTGGACAAGCTGGCGACCTGGGTCAGCCAATGGCCTTCCCTCCAGCCGGTCTCGACGGAGCTGCGCCACCTCCGTGACCTCGCTTTGAAAATGGCCCCCAACGACCAGGCCCTGATTCTGATGGGGCTGGTGGTGGTCATGCTGTTCCTGCCGAAAATCCTGGCCCTGATCGGGGCCGTCCTGCACGGACCGACCCGGCGCTCCTTCGGTGGTGCGATCCCGCTGATTCTCGGTGTGTTCATGGAAATGGTGCTCTCCATGTTCATGGCGCCCGCGATCATGATCGCGCACACCTTCATGATCCTCGGCATGGTGATGGGCGCCTCCGTGAGCTGGGGCAACCAGACCCGCGAAACCGATGGCACAGGCTGGGGTGAGGCGGTGTCCGTTCATGGCCCGGCCTTTATCGCTGGAGTGGCGTGGACCGCGCTCGCGCTGTGGATCGGACCTTCGTTCGCGCTGTGGATGAGTCCGATCCTGATCGGCATGCTGCTTTCCATTCCGATGTCGGTCCTGACCAGCCGCGTCCGCTACGGTCAGGCTCTGAAATCGAAGAAGCTGTTTTCCATCCCGGAAGAGATCAGCCCGCCGGAAATCATGACGCTGGCAGACCAGGCGCAGGCCGCGGTGGATGCTGCTTTGACCGCGAAGGCACCCGGTCGCGAGGGCGTAATCGCCGCCGTCGTAGATCCGTACGTGAACGGCGTCCACGTTTCGCTGTTGGATGCCTCCGATCCGGATGAGGATCACGCGGAACTCGCCGAGAAGATGCTTAAGGAAGGTGCAGCCGCCTTGAAGAAGGACGAGCTGGCGAACATCCTCTATCACGGTCCCTCGGTGCTCGCCATGCACCGCGCGGTGTGGTCGCGGCCTTTCGATGCCCTCCATTCCTCATGGGGCAAGGCGGTGGAAAGCTACCGTATCCGCACCGAGCCGGACGCCGTTTGA
- a CDS encoding glucan biosynthesis protein, whose translation MPLHSYRPIALALGVVAASGLARAQTWLREDVDFQKIEARAKELASQPYQAPDREALPGWMKALSYDQYRDIRFRDDQALWLQANLPFRAMFFHPGYLYREPVQIREFTSTHSQEVRFTPGFFDYGALIKDKGEFPPNAGFAGVRLLAPLNKQDKFDELVVFQGASYWRALGKGQRYGISARGVAIDTGEEGTAEEFPSFREFWLRKPDQGDQAAQILALLDGPSVAGAYAFVIQPGDDTVMTVKAVLYPRKGVKTFGVAPMSSMFWFGENSRRRFDDFRPEVHDSDGLAIKTGAGESLWRPLANDTGRLEKNYFAVDKLAGFGLLQRDRRFAAYEDGEASYDQRPSLWIEPVNDWGSGRVFLMEIPTSNELSDNVVAMWEPAQAPQAGQRMEFVYRQHWTMAEDPAKAGGHVVATRTGLHDWQPEQRTVAVEFSGIAPERLKDKDGKEVAPTAMVEITGDGKERAKIQGVAVQPLPGDRWRAGFQIAPAKEGGKLSEVGPLDIRVSLKQGDDFLTETWVNRIIP comes from the coding sequence ATGCCACTCCATTCCTACCGGCCCATAGCCCTTGCGCTCGGGGTCGTCGCAGCCAGCGGACTCGCCCGCGCGCAGACTTGGCTGCGCGAGGACGTCGATTTCCAGAAAATCGAAGCCCGCGCCAAAGAGCTGGCGTCGCAGCCCTATCAGGCTCCCGACCGCGAAGCGCTGCCCGGATGGATGAAGGCGCTGTCCTACGACCAATACCGGGACATCCGTTTCCGTGACGACCAAGCCTTGTGGTTGCAGGCGAATCTGCCGTTCCGGGCGATGTTTTTCCACCCCGGCTATCTCTATCGGGAGCCGGTTCAGATCCGCGAGTTCACCTCCACCCACTCGCAGGAAGTCCGCTTCACGCCGGGGTTCTTCGACTACGGCGCGCTCATCAAGGACAAGGGCGAGTTCCCGCCGAACGCCGGTTTCGCCGGGGTCCGGTTGCTGGCGCCGCTGAACAAGCAGGACAAGTTCGATGAGCTGGTGGTCTTCCAGGGAGCCAGCTACTGGCGCGCGCTCGGCAAGGGCCAGCGCTACGGCATCTCCGCCCGCGGCGTGGCGATCGATACCGGAGAGGAAGGCACCGCCGAGGAATTTCCGAGCTTCCGTGAATTCTGGCTGCGCAAGCCGGACCAGGGCGACCAGGCCGCGCAGATCCTCGCGCTGTTGGATGGTCCGTCTGTTGCAGGGGCCTATGCCTTCGTGATCCAGCCGGGCGATGACACGGTGATGACGGTCAAGGCCGTGCTCTATCCGCGCAAGGGCGTGAAGACCTTCGGCGTGGCTCCGATGTCGAGCATGTTCTGGTTCGGTGAGAATTCCCGCCGCCGTTTCGACGATTTCCGCCCCGAGGTTCACGACTCCGACGGTCTTGCGATCAAGACCGGAGCGGGAGAAAGCCTGTGGCGTCCGCTGGCGAACGACACCGGCCGTCTGGAGAAAAACTACTTCGCCGTGGACAAGCTGGCGGGCTTCGGTCTGTTGCAGCGTGACCGCCGCTTCGCCGCCTACGAGGACGGCGAAGCATCCTACGACCAGCGTCCGTCGCTGTGGATTGAGCCGGTGAACGATTGGGGCAGCGGCCGGGTGTTCCTGATGGAAATCCCGACCTCCAACGAGCTTTCCGACAACGTGGTCGCGATGTGGGAGCCCGCACAGGCACCGCAGGCGGGCCAGCGGATGGAATTTGTCTACCGCCAGCATTGGACGATGGCGGAGGACCCGGCCAAGGCGGGTGGCCATGTGGTGGCGACCCGTACCGGCCTGCACGATTGGCAGCCGGAGCAGCGCACCGTGGCGGTTGAGTTTTCCGGCATCGCGCCGGAGCGCCTGAAGGACAAGGATGGCAAGGAAGTTGCTCCCACCGCGATGGTGGAGATCACCGGCGATGGCAAGGAGCGTGCGAAGATCCAGGGCGTGGCGGTCCAGCCGTTGCCTGGAGACCGCTGGCGCGCCGGCTTCCAGATCGCCCCGGCCAAGGAAGGCGGCAAATTGTCCGAAGTCGGACCGCTCGATATCCGCGTCTCGCTCAAGCAGGGAGACGATTTCCTTACTGAAACATGGGTCAACCGGATCATTCCCTAG
- a CDS encoding ABC transporter permease, translating to MTLLVDSLRLLRARVLFWITLAISALAAVLYLSIGFNPEGFSMLFGAVNVKNEMIRSGSEYAELFYLGIFSKFVVGLWLSWVAVGLALISCAPIFPDFMSEGSIGIPLSKPVSRLTLFFSKYVGALLFVILQVGLFCVIVFIAIRWRVGTWNPSIFWAVPLVTLVFSYIYSVVVLISVWTRSVLAAILAGVVIWFVAWLGQKGEEMLYMFSHPTGVMADVTAEQQQDALADMEKWHKVSVAGMAFMPKTGETMNVMDRLIVVGGKTGFSNSSFLAALFGQKDEDMNLDKAMARNSTFYVIGSSLGFEAVMLGLAALIFCRRDY from the coding sequence ATGACATTGCTGGTGGACTCGCTGCGGCTGCTGCGCGCGCGGGTGTTGTTCTGGATCACCCTTGCCATCTCGGCTCTGGCAGCGGTGTTGTATCTCTCCATCGGGTTCAACCCGGAAGGGTTCTCGATGCTTTTCGGGGCCGTGAACGTGAAGAACGAGATGATCCGCAGCGGCAGCGAGTATGCGGAGCTGTTCTACCTCGGCATTTTCAGCAAATTCGTCGTCGGGCTGTGGTTGTCGTGGGTGGCGGTCGGGCTGGCGTTGATTTCCTGTGCGCCGATCTTCCCGGACTTCATGTCGGAAGGGTCGATTGGAATTCCGCTGTCGAAGCCGGTTTCGCGGCTCACCCTGTTTTTTTCCAAGTATGTCGGGGCGCTGTTGTTTGTGATCCTGCAGGTCGGGCTGTTTTGCGTGATCGTGTTCATCGCGATCCGCTGGCGGGTGGGCACGTGGAATCCCAGCATCTTCTGGGCGGTGCCGCTGGTGACGCTGGTGTTCAGCTACATTTACTCGGTGGTCGTGCTGATCTCGGTATGGACCCGTTCGGTGCTGGCCGCGATTCTGGCTGGAGTGGTCATCTGGTTCGTCGCTTGGCTGGGCCAGAAGGGTGAGGAAATGCTCTATATGTTCTCCCATCCCACCGGTGTGATGGCGGACGTCACTGCGGAGCAGCAGCAGGATGCGCTGGCCGATATGGAGAAGTGGCACAAGGTGAGCGTGGCGGGCATGGCCTTCATGCCGAAGACCGGAGAAACCATGAATGTCATGGACCGGCTGATCGTGGTGGGCGGAAAGACGGGCTTTTCCAACAGCAGTTTCCTCGCCGCGCTGTTCGGGCAGAAGGACGAGGATATGAACCTGGACAAGGCGATGGCCCGGAATTCCACGTTCTATGTGATCGGCTCGTCACTGGGGTTCGAGGCGGTGATGCTCGGTCTGGCCGCCCTGATCTTCTGCCGGCGGGATTATTGA
- a CDS encoding ABC transporter ATP-binding protein: protein MSLAVSIDYLRKVYRGGFEALAGISLQVPRGSVFGLLGPNGAGKSTMVKSLLTILRPTECRGEMLGRPIGHRATLAKVGFLPEHAKFPDYLTGAQVIHFTAGLAKVPSAVAKRRTGELLERVGMAAWADKRVGTYSKGMKQRVGLAQALVNDPELVFLDEPTDGVDPEGRIEIRKLIETMRAEGKTVFVNSHLLAEVEQVADHVAILARGRIVESGPMSVLTSRGRHYEVRTEGPVPLGLRDKFLAAGWKVSGDRIDIEADNAAAVQPVIDALRAERLMIREVKEARLSLEDLFLSAVKTNGKENGI from the coding sequence ATGAGTCTGGCGGTATCGATCGATTACCTGCGGAAAGTGTACCGGGGCGGCTTCGAGGCGCTGGCGGGGATTTCGCTGCAGGTGCCCCGCGGCAGCGTCTTCGGCCTGCTGGGGCCGAACGGGGCGGGGAAGAGCACGATGGTGAAATCCCTGCTGACGATTTTGCGTCCGACCGAATGCCGCGGCGAGATGCTCGGCAGGCCGATCGGCCACCGCGCCACGCTGGCGAAGGTCGGCTTTCTGCCGGAGCACGCGAAGTTTCCGGACTATCTCACCGGCGCGCAGGTCATCCATTTCACCGCCGGATTGGCCAAGGTGCCGTCCGCCGTGGCGAAGCGCCGTACCGGCGAACTGCTGGAGCGGGTGGGCATGGCGGCGTGGGCGGACAAGCGGGTGGGCACTTACTCAAAGGGGATGAAGCAGCGCGTGGGCTTGGCGCAGGCGCTGGTGAACGACCCCGAACTGGTTTTCCTCGATGAGCCGACCGATGGCGTGGACCCGGAGGGCCGTATCGAGATCCGCAAGCTGATCGAGACGATGCGGGCGGAGGGCAAGACGGTGTTCGTGAACAGCCACCTGCTGGCGGAGGTCGAGCAGGTGGCCGACCACGTGGCGATTCTGGCGCGGGGGCGGATCGTGGAGAGCGGGCCGATGTCGGTCCTGACCAGCCGCGGCCGCCACTATGAAGTGCGGACGGAAGGTCCGGTGCCGCTCGGATTGAGGGACAAGTTTCTCGCGGCGGGCTGGAAAGTTTCCGGGGACCGGATTGACATCGAGGCGGACAATGCCGCCGCAGTCCAGCCGGTGATCGACGCACTGCGGGCGGAACGCCTGATGATCCGGGAGGTGAAGGAGGCCCGGCTGTCGCTGGAGGATCTGTTCCTCAGCGCGGTGAAAACGAACGGAAAGGAGAACGGAATATGA
- the msrA gene encoding peptide-methionine (S)-S-oxide reductase MsrA, with the protein MNRRSILALLFMLPALASCEPEKPMDHTPAPMPKVPAGDEVVTLGAGCFWCVEAVFKQIDGVASVTSGYMGGKVKNPTYQQVCEENTGHAEVVQIVYDPKKVSLEKILDWFWKLHDPTTLNRQGNDVGTQYRSAIFYHTDAQKTAAEAAKKAAQKDFTDPIVTEITKAGDFWPAENYHQDYYFQNKNKNGYCRVVIEPKLKKLKLDH; encoded by the coding sequence ATGAACCGCCGCTCGATCCTAGCCTTGCTTTTCATGCTTCCCGCGCTTGCTTCGTGCGAACCCGAAAAGCCGATGGACCACACCCCCGCCCCCATGCCGAAAGTCCCCGCCGGAGACGAAGTCGTCACCCTCGGTGCCGGCTGCTTCTGGTGTGTGGAAGCCGTCTTCAAACAGATCGATGGAGTCGCCTCCGTGACCTCCGGCTACATGGGCGGCAAAGTGAAGAACCCCACCTACCAGCAGGTCTGCGAGGAGAACACCGGCCACGCCGAGGTCGTCCAGATCGTCTATGACCCGAAAAAGGTCTCCCTCGAAAAGATCCTCGATTGGTTCTGGAAGCTCCACGACCCTACCACCCTGAACCGCCAGGGCAATGACGTGGGCACCCAGTACCGCTCCGCCATCTTCTACCACACGGATGCCCAGAAAACCGCGGCCGAGGCTGCGAAGAAAGCCGCCCAGAAGGATTTCACCGACCCGATCGTCACGGAAATCACGAAGGCCGGCGATTTCTGGCCGGCCGAGAACTACCATCAGGACTACTACTTCCAGAACAAGAACAAGAACGGCTACTGCCGGGTGGTGATCGAGCCCAAGCTGAAGAAGCTCAAGCTCGATCACTGA